In a single window of the Gossypium hirsutum isolate 1008001.06 chromosome A13, Gossypium_hirsutum_v2.1, whole genome shotgun sequence genome:
- the LOC107894640 gene encoding NAC domain-containing protein 83-like, translating into MPQLQIPLGFLFLPTKEEILCDYLKPIIKGDPIPSGVLKARHIYGANRETWNIFDQDLLESFWVLTKLKKKSKSRIERTAGDGCWFQQFAKEVKSKDGGEVIGFDKYFTYTSKKKKKSNGQWIMHEFSLKDQEAVGLSDLVIFEIKNKDAAVVSSDYEESEGEIKKNKKRKLMAVPSDSTNDFATMPVGNQTFDYMAPEIGGFSPFSACLDQQPNPWTSAGVDGNLGVPDYNSHHLEEANEAGDANLFFTFQEVDNILNSNQS; encoded by the exons ATGCCACAACTTCAGATTCCTTTAGGGTTTCTATTTCTTCCCACCAAAGAAGAAATCCTTTGTGATTACCTTAAACCAATCATCAAGGGCGATCCCATACCTTCTGGTGTGCTGAAGGCGCGCCATATTTATGGTGCAAATCGCGAGACTTGGAATATCTTCGACCAAGATTTGCTAGAGTCTTTCTGGGTTCTCACAAAGTTGAAGAAAAAGAGCAAATCAAGAATCGAAAGAACCGCCGGAGATGGATGTTGGTTCCAACAGTTTGCCAAAGAAGTGAAGAGTAAGGACGGCGGCGAAGTCATAGGGTTTGATAAATACTTCACATACACCagcaagaaaaagaagaaatcaaaTGGTCAATGGATTATGCATGAGTTCTCTTTGAAAGACCAAGAAGCTGTTGGTTTGAGTGATTTGGTTATCTTCGAGATTAAGAATAAGGATGCCGCTGTTGTGAGCTCGGATTACGAAGAAAGTGAAggagaaataaaaaagaacaagaaaCGTAAGTTGATGGCGGTGCCGTCGGATTCAACAAATGATTTTGCTACCATGCCCGTGGGGAATCAGACATTTGATTATATGGCTCCAGAAATAGGAGGCTTCTCACCCTTCTCTGCATGTTTAGACCAACAACCAAACCCTTGGACGTCGGCAGGCGTTGATGGCAATCTTGGAGTGCCTGACTATAATTCTCACCATCTG GAAGAAGCTAATGAGGCTGGGGACGCCAATCTTTTCTTCACTTTCCAAGAAGTGGACAACATTTTGAACTCCAATCAGAGTTGA